The sequence CACTGCGCTTGGCAAGGTTGGTGTAGATGGTTCTGCAACGGGTCTTCCACTCAAAAGTTTTGCGATTATGTCAATCTACAAACGCACTGATGATTAGAATGTATTTTACAAAGTCCAAGTTATAAGAATGAAGTGACTAATGAACCAATGGCGATATGGGAAGCTATTGACTTACCAAGGAGAGGAAAAACCTTGAACTACTAATATTAGAATTCCATAGATCAAGTATAATTCTGAAAAGCTCAATGGAGAAAATGCCACCCTTGATCGCTCCAACCGCGGTCCCATGGAACACGCTGCTCTTTGTTTTTATGGCAATCAAAGCTCCAATCATGGCCCCCATTTCTGCACCAACTATAAACAGAATTCTGTGATTTTTAGCCATACACTAGGTACAATCTATTCAATTATTACCTCAATTTTTTTACATGTACATGTACAATACTtcaaaaatgacattttctaaGATAAAACTATAACACAATAGTAAAAACTGGATGCCCATTAATAAAATCAACTCTGAATATACCAATATGAAGTTATGAATCCTTTGGAATGACTTAGAATtcattaaaaaactttaaagCTTGTTAATATGAATGTAAAAACCGAATGTATTCCTGGGTTTTCATTTATACTACTTGGTTGTTCACTCAAAtggaacaaaattacaaaatgacTCATAAAAAGGTTACTAACCCACTGCaaataagaaattgaaaatcacaCAGAAGAGGATGCATAAAACTGCAGAAACTGCGGAGCAGCACAACTCCTCCATATCAATTGTGAAATATCTAGTCTAGAAAACAGGAAGAAGAGGAAGTAGAAGAAGAGGGCGTGTATAATTCCTTACGCTCgcaaaatatatcaaaattagGCTCAAATAGCAGCTTCTTTATGTAAACTTGCAAAGGTATATTACTACTCTACATGCCAAGAACTTTCATGCCAAGAAGTAAGAAGTTGTCTGAAGTTGGAAATAGAATGGGTTCGAACGAGTATACGTGACAAGGAAATTCCATTCCACGTGAGAAAAAAGAACACGCCGCCACAGAAATCAACGTGTAGTAGTGTTTGCTTGGTTTCTAATCCAGTCAATGTCGTCTAAACTCCAAAGGAAAATACGTGATTAATTACCAACTaacaaagaaaagtaaatttttttcattcccctatatatggtttttaaaaaatcacaattgaGATTTGTTAATGAACAagatcaaattaattaatttatacttATAAAAAGAACCTCTAAGGTTTCTAACATCATACGACTACGTAACCTCTCCTACCTGCTACCTGTGGTCATCGGTCTTTTGAAATTATAAAGTTACCGTGTGTACagttatataatattttcagtttcaatccGTAATGTAAACTGATAGTGACAGATACTAAactttgaataattaattttatttaactacTAAAAGGACTTTGTTAGTTGTTTCACCCTCCTCGTATCCCTTTAATTCTAAGATAATTGTTGTCTATACGTCTcatctattgattttttttttttttttttggtggtaaatAATCTCAACTATTAAACTTAAGGGCTATATCTTAGGATTTCTacttaaatttaatcatttggtTATATTAACCAATATATTTGTCCATAAACTCCATACAAGTACAACCCACATAGTTAATTAAATTGCAAAACTTAGAGAGCATTTGGTTTGCTGTGATGTGCCCTTAGTATGATGCACAATACAGTGATGTGACATTaatatttttgatttattttattttttctaacattatcataatctaaaattacaaatatattacATTACTTTAATTTCATCACATTCCTAAACAATGTATTCTTATATTGAAAttacattaatgtaagattacattaatataatattacGGTGTAATGTCACAGTAAACCAAACGCCCCCGTagaccacaaattttttttgtctaattAAGCTTTGtctttaccaaaatttttttgtcaacGTCCTTGGGAGGATAGCAACTGATCTACAATTACAAGTTCATGtcatttgaagaaaatttaacgcagtaacaacaaaaaaaagaaaagtaaacaaaaataattaggcAAACATTACAACTTCTCAAAAAAGGTACATAAATGGATCAAGAAAAGTTACTAACCTACTGCAAAGAAGAAAGTGAAGATCACATTAAACAATTTGCATGTAAGTGCATAAAGCATGCAGTAGCAGAACTCCCGTACTCTTTCGCCAGAgacccaaaatgggaaggaagAAACAGGATAGGTGCAAATGCCCATTGTTATGATGGGGGAATTATATTTTATCAAACCAGGCCCAAACAGTTCTTTTTTGaaagtgaaaaatgttgtaaaatagcgGAAGTTCAAATTACTCAGAGAGAAGTACAAAACGAATTTGCACCGAATCACAAAAGCCTCAGCACTGCCAAAGAGAACTCACAGCAAGCTGCAACTCTCTACCAAAACCAAAGGGCGGCAAAGCCAAGTCGTACCCTCTCACAAATTAATCTGGCCGagactttttatatataagtgcTTGGTTAATTAAGTCAGCTACATGTAAATCCAAAAACCAAGTAGTTGAGAGAGTCTGAATTGCGATAAGCTTGGAAAACAAAGTCAAAGCATCTCCACTGAAATTCCGGGAAACGCCCAtgtggcttttttattttatttttttcaaattgcacgcagtgaaaaagaaaagagtatttCCTCTGCGGTTCATACTTTGTTGTCAACCTCACTACCTCAGGTCAGGTCTCACACTAGTCTTTTAGTATTTGAGCTTGCAATACGCTCCAACTTTGCTCCATGGTACATGAGACATCAACCTTACCAAATACCAACCCTTAATTAATTACGTATTAATTtaacatacacaaaaaaaaggaattgtGAAAATGATCGATTGTGCGTGATTTGCATGCTCATctattctaccaaaaaaaaaagactaattagTTTATTTCTGTGGTTGATCAATGTATCATTCTACGTAATTGACAAACATTGGATCTATTAAGTTCTACAAATACTACTTAACAGATAAAATAAATGATTCCAAATGACCTGGATGTGATTGTTAGAAAGTTCGTATTCTCTCTAATCTTATATAGACTGTGcgggaaaaaaatattgataagtTCCTTTCACGCAATAATACTTTAGAAAGAGTGAGAACTTAAGTTTGAAAATGGGATATAATAGAAGGAAACTTTATAGATATTTCCTCATTTTACATTCATGGTGGAccttatcatgaatttaattattagacCACACTATGAATATGAGAAAATGGAACACCAATCTCATTGTTATAAGAATACCTAAGAATTACTTATAATAGAAACATTAATTACATGGTAAACTAGcataaaagaagagagaaaaagtttacaaataaaaaggagaggGGATTATGCAAGCCAGGACCTATTGGGAAGGCTAAATAAAAAGATtcaaccaaaggaaaaaaaaaagaaaaaaatggaatgcCACTCAACGAGAGATGATCCAATGGTTAAACAGTTCGACCTGCTGATGATCTAATGGTTAAGCAGCCAACTTGGCAATGGAATACCTACAAAACATAAAGATCAGCTTTGGTAGAATTGGCCCAAGCTCTCCTATACTTAAGTTGGTGGTGATCTTACTAGAGCAAGCATTATTTCTTAATACCTATCTCTGATCGAGAGAAACTAAATCCTAGACTTGCTTATTATAACCTATTTTgctattaatttaatttagtcATTACCTTGGTTATGGCCATCAAGGGTGAGATTGGGGCAACTGCTCTTGTTGTTGGCCAAATTCTAGGCTTACGGTTATTAATTTCCGTGAATGGAGGTTATGGGTtacaattttcacattttcttttctaatttctGGGCACAAATTTGTCAATGATGGTCATACTCATCCCTTGGGTTGTGTTTGGAGCCCGAGTATACCTATATGTTGAATTATAACTTCATTCAATGGCTATCAAATTGCTCAAATGGTGTGGATGACTGAGCCATATTCCTGTATTTTGAATGTTGCAAGATCTTCCATGTCATGTATGGTTGTTCAAACCACCATATCGTGATGAACAATCTAAAATGGTTtgaattcattttaattaattatttaattttaagagtaaattgcaaatttaatTCTTTAAGTTTGGGATCATTTTGAGTTTGCCTCTTAATGTTGAAAACTTTTGATTTAAACTTCTaacattatataattttatgattaAGACGCCTAATATTgtataatctttttattttaaaaagacaattttttaTACTTCTCACTATAATCTTTATCATCTATACTCACTACAATAGATAAATTTGGGACTATATTTAGGACTTTTTTGGAGACAGAAAGTGTAGTAATGTACTAAGATCGCTGCGACAATATAGGGTGTGTGATGAGAGATATTGCTTCCTTCGTGGACCTCCTAATCCTTAAAAAGTAGGGCATGGAAATTTTTGGCAACGGAAAGggggctttctttctttcaaggCATGCCTTCAAGGCACGCAAATGGAGAATATAGACTCATATAGTCCTCACTCCTCGACCGGTGTATAAAACGTTTTCCGCAATTGTGTAGAACAAATCGTTGTCCAATTGAGACCACGCACGCAGCCATGATCACGTGATAAAATCTACAAAGAGTGAGTGATGTATTTAACTTTTTAATCACAAAAGTGCATGCACATGTGAATGTGTTCATGGggagaaaagaataaaagtgGTGTTAAAATAACAAGAAAATTGAGGATTATTCTTCACTCCCTCTGTTGAGTGCTGTTTGATTTTAGAATCCGATGAACACCACAAATAATATAGATAGGGATCTTTGCAGTGCGGGGtggtttttgggtcatttttagcACCGTACTTTGCGGTGTGGTTTAACTAAAACCATAACTGCATCGCACTTTGTTTTTGTGGTCACATGTGCAGTGCGGTGCAGTGTGATGCGGTTTAGAGTTTAGTCAAAACCATAACTGCACCGCACCTCATTTTTACGGTTACATGTGCGATACTATGTATAAGATGCGGTTTGAAGTcggtattttttttcaaattttgggcttttcctaCTCAACCCAAAACTaatctttccctttttttgggccaagttttaaattattgagctagtttttctttattttggattggtttttttagtcaacacttgctagggttattaaacatttatttattttttttattttttaaactagggttattaaactattaataatatatttaatattaaaaataaataaatatattaatatatagagagggtgcgGGGTGGTGCGGTTTGTGCAGTTTTCTTACTATAAAACCGCAAATCGCACTGCACCATGCGGTGTGGTGCGGTGCGTACACTATTACTTGAGTTGTGATGCGGTTATGCCATTTTGCGGGCAATTTTGGTGCGATTTTTGCGGTTTAtgcggtttggtgaacacccctaaatatagatatacttttttttttttggaggaaataTAGGTATACTGTTAGTCATTGACTATcgaaattttttattccttttagaGATGGGTCCTTTAATATacttcttaaatttaaaaaaagaaaaaaaaaagaaaaaagatcaattgaaaattataaccCAAAGTTTgaaagtgtttgaattttaaactttaaagtttttaaatttggattttaaatccTGAAGTTTGgagatgtttggattttacacttaGACGTTTTAGAAGttagattttaccccctaaaatTTGGAAGTGTTTCAATTTTACACccccaaattctaaaactttagattgtaaaatccaaacaaccacAAGTTTTAAggagtaaaattcaaacacccttAAAATATAGAGGGTCAAATACAAATTTCGAAACGTCAgggtataaaattcaaatacctcCAAACTTTAgaaagtaaaatccaaattcaaaaattttagtgtgtaaaatccaaacatttctaaacattaaaagtctaatttgcaatttataaaaaaataaaaaataaaaaaaggaaaaaagaaaagaaaagagcgTTAGTGTGCTTGTCTCACTAACATGTATGTGGCCTAGAGTCTACATATCAGTGAGACGTAAATCTCTTGTGCTTGGCCCGTACAAGATTTTTGCCATTTCCCTTATTCGCACAATGgttagagcatttgcagcagtggagttaaaaagctataatgctattttagctccaccaatataGCAAAATGAGCTTGCAGCAGTGGAGCcaaatgtataaaatttagcttatttgctatagtgcacatctatctatagatgtgcactgtagcactcatctaaaaaaaaaaaaaaaatctttttaatcCCACTAtcgaataaaataataaaactaatcttatttttttcattcttttattccATTTCTTTCACCGTGCACTCAGATCACTCATCTCCCTCAATCATCAAACACTCTTCTCCCTCACTCATCTCCCTcactcatctctctcactccatTAAGCACTCATCACCGTCGCTGTCCCAGCCCCAGCCCACGTCGTCCGTCGCCGtcccagcccagcccagcccacgcCGTTCGTCGCTGCAAGCTCTCATCTCCCTcactcatctctctcactccatCAAGCACTCATCACCGTCGCCGTCCCAGCCCCAGCCCATGCCATCCGTCGTCGtcccagcccagcccagcccatGCCGTTGCAAGCTCTCATCTCCCTCACTCATCTCTTTCACTCCATCAAGCACTCATCACCGTCGCCGTCCCAGCCCCAGCCTACGCCGTCTGTCGCCGTCCCAGCCCAACCCACGCTGTCCGTTGCTGTCCCTgcccagcccagcccacgcCGTTGCAAGCTCTCATCTCACTCATCAAGCTAACCACGCCGTCGCCGTCCCAGCCGATCCACTTCAGGTCAgtgctctctcttttcttttgtagtgaattttttcatggcttaatttttctgggtttagtGTGATTTTGTGGTGAAAAATGGTGTTGTTGCTATGTTGATTTGGGCAAATGGTgttatttttttgctgtttttgctgGGTATAACATCTAAATGGAGGAatgttttgggaattttctgtttgCAGGAATATGTTGTGTGGATTCTGCGGTCTCTgtattgggaattttctgtttgCAGGAATTTCTTGTTTGGATTCTGTGGTCTCTGTAATGTGTGCAGGAAAGTTTATATGTTTTGTTGTCattgtaatttgttgtgttgcACAAAATCACAGAGTTACGTTTGGGTGGTCTCTGTAAATTGTTGTGTTGCACAAAACCACGTTCCTGTGTTGCACAAAACCACATGAATGTATTGGGTCACTGTAATTTGTTGTGTGGTCtctgtaatttgtaatttgtctataaatgtaatataaatgtctttataatataaatgtaaGTTTGTTGTGTAATTTATCTctgtaatttgttgtgttgataTAAATGTTAGTTTGGAAATTTTCTGTGTGCAGGGAAgttcatatattttttctaattttatggagTTACGTAGGGACACAGAGTTACGTAGAGACCTAACATTTATCACGGGTATCATGAACGGGGATATAGAAATTGTCTCACAATTTTTGGGAACGTCTCAAAATACTCTTGTGTCAGTTTCTGAttctccacctccaccaccacaaGTTGAAAATGCCTCTTCTACAAAAGGAAAATGGGGCTCTAACTTTACTGTAGAGGAAGATAAACTCTTAGTGGCAGCATGGCTTAATACTAGTGTTGATGCCATAAACAGTAatgaacaaacacaaaatacctTTCGTCAAAAagtttggaaatattttatgcAGTACAATACATCCGGTACCACACGTACTGTTATCTCCTTGCTAAGTCATTGGGGTACGATTAGTAAAAAGATAAATAAGTTTGCTGGGTGTATGGCTCAAATTAATGCACTTCATCAAAGTGGTATAACCGAAGAAGATaaggtataaattatattacaatagTGTTAAAATGTCCATTCACCAATAGTTTGAAGATATTAATcatgttatatttgttttaattttttttagattattaaTGCGAAGGCTTTGTATTTAAAGAAGCACAAGAAACCCTTTCTTCTTGACCATTGTTGGCTCATGTTAAAGGACCAACCAAAGTTTGCCGATCCTAACAATGCTAGATCGAGATCATCCGTGCCTCCAACTTCAGAGGCAATATCTATTAGTGAAGGGGATTGTGGGTCCGGACTTGGTGACACTTCTAATTTTGAGAGACCTATTGGTAGGAAGGCCGAAAAGGCCATCCGAAAGAACAAAGCCACTGGAAAAGATGTAGGGGaatatttgaacaaaaaattgaaattgattgagGATGTAACTCGGTTGGAAGAGGAAAAAATGTCTTTTGAGAGGGAAAAACTTGCGATTGAAAAGGAAAGtagggaagaaaaacttaagattgagaaggaaagaataatgattgagaagaaaaaatgtgaGTGGGAAGAAAggatagaggaagagagaatcATGATGATAGATACAAGTGGCTTAACCGAAACACAAAAAGCTTTTTATGAACAACTCCAAGAGGAAATCATGGCAAAACAAAGATCACGTAATTAATGGGTTTAATTGTATTTTGGATGTAGTTtagaattttatgtattttgtagtGGCTTATGTATTCTGTAGTGGTTTATGTATTTTGTAGTGGCTTATGTCACTTGATGAATTATCTTAAactatatgtatgtatttgtgTTGTGACTtgaagtacaatctaacaaagaCTTTGAAGTGcaatcttttttatcttttgttaagTTCCATTTGATCTTGTGATAGGCATTGATATAATTCTTTGATCCAATGAAACTATTATTTGATCAACTATGAGTATTACAGCCACTATGAGTGcctattatatattttgctaTTATATATCTTGCTGTTATAGCCACTATGAGTGTCTTTCATCCAATTATTTCTATTCATTGAACATTTTTAGTATCATATGCTTGGTTTTGAGATGACAGGTCTTAGAATAAATCTATGAACAATGAGCATTCATAGTatttccaagtttttttttttagatatatgtgtttgtgttgtgaTTTGTGCGTGAATTAGTGGCTTATGTcattttgttgtggtttatGTCACTTAATTTTAATCTTGCATCTATAGTAATAATTGATTTCCAATTGTCTTGAAGGTTGCATCCGTGAATCACCTTTTGTTTCGCAAGTTCCTTCTTAATGACTCAGATGAAGATGAGATTATTGAAGAACTTGTTATGGAAGCATCACAACCTAAGCGCCGTCATTGTTCTATCCAACGTAATCATTTGATAGGCCATGAGAGGcttttttttgattattttgctCCCACACCAATATATCCACCCGCTTTATTTTGTAGGAGATTTCGGATGAAGCGTCCTCTTTTTCTTCGTATTCAATCTCAAGTTGAAGCTCATGACTCttattttgtccaaaaaaaaaatagtgccaACAAACTTGGTTGATTTTCATTACAAAAGATAATTGTTGCACTTAGAATACTTGTGTATGGAGTATCGGGTGATTTGATAGATGAATATGTGCGGATTGGAGAAATTACTGCAttagaaagtttgaaaaaatttgttactGCAGTAATTGATGTTTTCTTTGAAGAATACTTGAGAAAGCCAAACAATGAAGACATTGCTAGACTGTTAGCTCACGGCAAACGTCGAGGTTTTCCAGGTATGTTAGGTTCAATTGATTACATGCATTGGAAGTGGAAAAATTGTCCATCTGCATGGAAAGGTCAATATTGTGGTCATATTCGTGAGCCTACTATTATTTTGGAGGCAGTAGCATCATATGATCTTTGGATATGGCATGCATTTTTTGGGTTACCTGGGtcaaataatgatattaatgtgTTAGAGCGATCTCATGTATTTAATGAACTTGTTGAAGGACGTGCTCCTACAATACATTACTCAATTAATAGTCATGACTACACTATGGGATATTACCTTGCTGATGGTATATATCCAAAGTGGGCAATATTTGTGAAAACAATCCCAGCTCTACAAGGACAGAAGTATAAATTATTTGCAGCAGCTCAAGAGACGTATAGGAAGGATGTTGAGCATGCATTTGGAGTGCTTCAAGCACGTTTCGCAATTGTCCGTGGACCTGCACGATTTTTTCATCTTGAAACACTCAAAAAGATCATGAAAGCGCGCATAATTCTCCATAATATGATTGTTGAAGATGAGCGGGATGATAAT is a genomic window of Quercus lobata isolate SW786 chromosome 2, ValleyOak3.0 Primary Assembly, whole genome shotgun sequence containing:
- the LOC115961101 gene encoding NEP1-interacting protein-like 1; amino-acid sequence: MGICTYPVSSFPFWVSGERVREFCYCMLYALTCKLFNVIFTFFFAVVGAEMGAMIGALIAIKTKSSVFHGTAVGAIKGGIFSIELFRIILDLWNSNISSSRFFLSLIDIIAKLLSGRPVAEPSTPTLPSAVQMQRQNVTDQVHASITTSEEVPMRTTMGLSRYSDEKIPRFQITYRHILDSSGNGISCSICLQHFQLEEMARSLPPCHHIFHLQCIDKWLVGHSSCPLCRGEI